The genomic interval CGACGTGCGGGAGCCGGCCGAGGCGATCCCGGGGCGGACCGGCCGGACCGATCGCCCCCGGACCGTTGACTCATCCTTACGCACGGGTAAGTTGACTCCTGAGTAAGTAAGTACGGAGAGCCAGCACGACAGTCAGCCGCGACCGGGAGCCGTCATGGGCGTACGCAGGGATCTGAAACGGGCGAAACGACGGGCCGATCTGGCGGGCCGCAGCCGGGTGGAGACCGTGAAGGACCGGCGCGGGGCCGTCCGCGAGGTCCGCACGGAGGTCCTGGCCGCGCCTCCCGCCGCGGGCACCCCCGCCGACGTCCCGTTCACCAACGCGGACGAGGCGCCCGACGCGGTCGTGCTGCGCCGCGAGGAGCGGGGGGTGTGGCGGCCGGTCACGGCGGCGGCCTTCGCCGCGGAGGTCACCGCCGTGGCCAAGGGCCTGATCGCCGCCGGTCTGGAGCCGGGCGACCGGGTCGCCGTGATGTCCCGCACCCGCTACGAGTGGACGCTCCTGGACTTCGCGATCTGGGCGGCCGGCGGGCAGACCGTGCCGGTGTACCCCACCTCCTCGGCGGACCAGGTGGAGTGGATCGTCCGGGACTCCGGCGCCCGGCACGTCGTCACCGAGACCCCGGGCAACTCCGCCGCGGTCCGCACCGGCACCGCCGCCCTCCCCTCGCCGCCGCAGGTGTGGGAGCTGGACGCGGGCGCCGTGGACGACCTCGTCGCACGCGGCCGGGACGTCCCGGACGAGGAGGTCACCAAGCGGCGCACCGCCCTCACCGCCGACACGGTGGCGACCGTCTGCTACACCTCCGGCACCACCGGACGCCCCAAGGGCTGCGTGCTCACCCACGGCAACCTGTACGCCGAGTCCGCGAACACGGTCGAGCTGCTGCACCCCGTCTTCAAGGCGGTCACCGGCCAGGTCGCCTCGACGCTGCTGTTCCTGCCGCTCGCTCACATCCTGGGCCGCACCCTGCAGATCTCCTGCCTGATGGCCCGCATCGAGACGGGGCACTGCCCGAGCATCAAGCCGGACGAACTGCGGCCCGCGCTCAAGGCGTTCCGCCCCACGTTCGTGGTGGGCGTGCCCTACCTCTTCGAGAAGATCCACGACACCGGACGGGCCACGGCCGAGAAGATCGGCCGCGGCGCCTCCTTCGAGCGCGCCCACCGCGTCGCCGTCCGCTTCGGGCGGGCGCACCTCGACCGCTTCCTGGGCCACGGCAAGGGCCCCGGCCTCCGCCTGTACGCCGCGTGGGCCCTGTACGACCTGCTGGTCTACCGCCGGGTCCGCAAGGAGCTCGGCGGGCGTCTGCGCTACGCCATCAGCGGCGGCTCCCCGCTGGAGAAGGACCTCAACCTGTTCTTCTACGCGGCCGGCGTGATGATCTACGAGGGCTACGGCCTGACCGAGACCACCGCCGCCGCCACCGTCGTCCCCCCGCTGGGCCCGCGCCCCGGCACGGTCGGCCGGCCGGTCCCCGGCACCGCGGTGCGCGTCGCCGACGACGGCGAGGTGCTCGTCAGGGGCGGCATCGTCTTCACGTCGTACTGGAACAACCCGGAGGCCACCGAAGAGGCGCTGCGCGACGGCTGGTTCGCCACCGGGGACCTCGGCTCCCTCGACCAGGACGGCTATCTGACCATCACCGGCCGCAAGAAGGACATCATCGTCACCTCCGGCGGCAAGAACGTCTCCCCCGCCGTCCTGGAGGACCGGCTGCGCAGCCGCCCGCCGGTCGGGCAGTGCCTCGTCGTCGGCGACAACCGGCCCTTCGTGGCCGCGCTGATCACCCTGGACCCGGAGACGGTCGCCCACTGGCTGTCGGTGCGCGGGATGCCCGCCGACACCCCGATGTCCGAGGTGATCCGCGACCCGCGCATGCGCGCCGACGTGCAGAAGGCGGTGGACTACGCCAACGAGGCCGTCTCCCGCGCCGAGTCCATCCGCGCGTTCACCCTCGTCGAGGGCGAGTTCACCGAGGAGAACGGCCTGCTCACCCCGTCGCTGAAGGTCAAGCGGCAGGCGGCGCAGGAGGCGTACGCGAAGGAGATCGCCGCGCTGTACGCCTGAGCCGGGCCGCCCGTGCCGTCAGCGCAGGTCGAGCCGCATCAGCACGCGGGGATGGCCGGCCAGCACCGAGGTGGTGTCGGCGGCATGGGTGAAGCCGGCCCGCTCGAAGTTCTTGCGGAGCCCGGGGTAGGCCATGGTGAGGTCGGCGCGGGCGTCGCCGTTGTCGAGGGGGTACGCCTCGACGGCGGGGGCGCCCTGCGCGCGGGCGTACTCGACGGCGCCGGCGATCAGGGCGTGCGAGAGGCCCCTGCCGCGGTGGCCGGGGCGGACCCGGATGCACCACAGCGACCAGACCGGGAGGTCGTCGATGTGCGGGATCTTGCGGTTGCGGGCGAAGGAGGTGTCCGCGCGGGGTGCGACGGCGGCCCAGCCGACGGGCTCGCCGTCCTCGTGGGCGAGCACGCCGAGGGGGGTGCCGGAGCGCAGCAGCCCGGCGACGTGCTCCCCGCGGGCGGGGCCGCGCAGCTCACGGTTGAGCGCGGACGGGATGCGGTAGCTCAGGCACCAGCAGACGTTCGCCTGCGGTGACTTGGGACCCAGCAGGGCACGGACGTCCTCGAACTCCGAGGCCGGACGGACTTCGACGGTCATGCGTCCACGATGGCACGTCCGGCCCGCCGGCGCCGCCGCGTCGCGGTGGGCCGGCGGGCCGCCGTGTCACCGGCCGTGCGCGGGCGGGGTCTCCTCCAGGAAGTCCGCCAGGCCGTCGAGCAGGCGGTCGACGTCCTCGTCGGAGGTGTAGCAGGCGAGGCCGACGCGCAGGCCGCCGGTGTCGCCGAGGCCCAGGTGGCGGGAGGCCTCCAGGGCGTAGAAGTGGCCGGAGGGCGCGTGGACGTTCCGCCCGGCGAGGAAGCGGTAGGCGTCCTCGGTGCGGCGGCCGTCGAGGGTGACCAGCAGGGTCGGGGTGCGGCGGGCCGCCCGGGAGTGGACGGTGACCCCGTCGAGGGCCGCCAGTCCCTTCTCGAGCCGGGCCCGCAGCCGCGCCTCGTGCTCCCCGATCGCCTCGTACGCCGCGCCGAGCCGGGCGCGGCGGTCGCCGTCGGTCCGCCCGGCGAGCCCGGCGAGGACGTCGACGGCCGCGCGGGTGCCGGCGAGGAGCTCGTAGGGCAGGGTGCCCAGCTCGAACCGCTCGGGCACCGCGTCGGAGGAGGGCAGCAGCTTGTCCGGGCGCAGGGTCTCCAGCAGCTCCGGAGCGGCGGCCAGCACACCGTGGTGCGGGCCGAGGAACTTGTACGGCGAGCAGACGAAGAAGTCCGCGCCGAGCGCCCGGACGTCGACCGGGGCGTGCGCCGTGTAGTGGACGCCGTCGACGTACAGCAGGGCGCCCGCCTCGTGGACCAGCCCCGCGATCTCGGCGACCGGGGGCATGGTGCCGATGAGGTTGGAGGCGGCGGTGACCGCGACCAGGCGGGTGCGGGGAGAGAGCTGGGCGCGGATGTGGCCGGCGGTGAGCTCTCCGGTGGCCGGGTCGAAGTCGGCGCGGCGGACGGTGACTCCGGCCCGTTCGGCGGCCTGCGTCCAGGGGCGGATGTTGGCGTCGTGGTCGAGCCGGGTGACGACCACCTCGTCGCCCTCCGACCAGCCGGCGGCGAGGGTGCGGGCGACGTCGTAGGAGAGCTGGGTGGCGCTGCGGCCGAAGACGACGCCCGCCGGGTCGGCGCCGAGCAGGTCGGCCATGGCGCGGCGCGCCTCGACGACGAGGGTGTCGGCGTTGCGCTCGCCGGGCAGCAGGCCGCCCCGGTTGGACAGCGGCCGCGCGAGGGCGTCGGCGATCGCGTCGATGACGGGGCGCGGCGTCTGGGTGCCGCCGGGGCCGTCGAAGTGGGCGGTGCCGGCGGCCAGCGCGGGGATCGCGGCGCGCAGTGCGGTCAGGTCGTACGTCACGGGGTCTTCCTGGAGGTCGGGAGGGCGGT from Streptomyces sp. DH-12 carries:
- a CDS encoding AMP-dependent synthetase/ligase — translated: MGVRRDLKRAKRRADLAGRSRVETVKDRRGAVREVRTEVLAAPPAAGTPADVPFTNADEAPDAVVLRREERGVWRPVTAAAFAAEVTAVAKGLIAAGLEPGDRVAVMSRTRYEWTLLDFAIWAAGGQTVPVYPTSSADQVEWIVRDSGARHVVTETPGNSAAVRTGTAALPSPPQVWELDAGAVDDLVARGRDVPDEEVTKRRTALTADTVATVCYTSGTTGRPKGCVLTHGNLYAESANTVELLHPVFKAVTGQVASTLLFLPLAHILGRTLQISCLMARIETGHCPSIKPDELRPALKAFRPTFVVGVPYLFEKIHDTGRATAEKIGRGASFERAHRVAVRFGRAHLDRFLGHGKGPGLRLYAAWALYDLLVYRRVRKELGGRLRYAISGGSPLEKDLNLFFYAAGVMIYEGYGLTETTAAATVVPPLGPRPGTVGRPVPGTAVRVADDGEVLVRGGIVFTSYWNNPEATEEALRDGWFATGDLGSLDQDGYLTITGRKKDIIVTSGGKNVSPAVLEDRLRSRPPVGQCLVVGDNRPFVAALITLDPETVAHWLSVRGMPADTPMSEVIRDPRMRADVQKAVDYANEAVSRAESIRAFTLVEGEFTEENGLLTPSLKVKRQAAQEAYAKEIAALYA
- a CDS encoding GNAT family N-acetyltransferase, with protein sequence MTVEVRPASEFEDVRALLGPKSPQANVCWCLSYRIPSALNRELRGPARGEHVAGLLRSGTPLGVLAHEDGEPVGWAAVAPRADTSFARNRKIPHIDDLPVWSLWCIRVRPGHRGRGLSHALIAGAVEYARAQGAPAVEAYPLDNGDARADLTMAYPGLRKNFERAGFTHAADTTSVLAGHPRVLMRLDLR
- a CDS encoding cysteine desulfurase-like protein, with protein sequence MTYDLTALRAAIPALAAGTAHFDGPGGTQTPRPVIDAIADALARPLSNRGGLLPGERNADTLVVEARRAMADLLGADPAGVVFGRSATQLSYDVARTLAAGWSEGDEVVVTRLDHDANIRPWTQAAERAGVTVRRADFDPATGELTAGHIRAQLSPRTRLVAVTAASNLIGTMPPVAEIAGLVHEAGALLYVDGVHYTAHAPVDVRALGADFFVCSPYKFLGPHHGVLAAAPELLETLRPDKLLPSSDAVPERFELGTLPYELLAGTRAAVDVLAGLAGRTDGDRRARLGAAYEAIGEHEARLRARLEKGLAALDGVTVHSRAARRTPTLLVTLDGRRTEDAYRFLAGRNVHAPSGHFYALEASRHLGLGDTGGLRVGLACYTSDEDVDRLLDGLADFLEETPPAHGR